The sequence GGGTTCTCCCTGGATCAGGCAGCCCAATTTTTCCAGACTGCCTGTGTTCCCTGTGGTGTTTTCAGGCGTTACCTATTAAACCGAACAGCTCACCAGCTGGGGGCTGATAAACTGGCTACTGGTCACAACCTGGATGATGAAGTTCAGTCTTTTCTAATGAGTTTTGCCCGGGCGGATGTTAGGCGTTTTGCCAAGTTCGGACCGAAACAGGAGCGTATCCATCCTAAGATGGTTCCACGTATCAAGCCACTGTGGCTGGTGCCAGAAAAGGAGGTGGGAATGTGGGCGGTTATGAATGAAGTGGACGTGCACCTGGCAGAATGCCCATATGCTTACCAATCCCTCCGTTCCCGACTGAAAAATTACCTTAACCATCTGGAGGAGAACCGGCCTGGTAACAAACTGAATTTACTTCAATTTTTCCAGAAAAACCTGCATATAGATAAGAAAAAGGTTAAAATTAATGAGTGCCAGATATGCGGTGAACCATCATCTGCTTCCATCTGTAAGGCCTGTGAAATGCAGGAATTTATAAAAAATGAGTTAAGATGAAAAAAAGTATTATAATTAGAAGATGTTGCTAATTTAGAAGAAATTTATTAGAAACACATTCTTAACTTAAATGTGTTGATAATCGGCATTTTTAATTGTTTTTTTATGTATCAACTAACCTATGTATATCAACTAACTAAACGGGTTACTGTACCCACACCTTTACTCTTTCCTTCCCTGAAAATTAATCGTTGACCTTCACGGATTGCGTAAGGTCTGTATTTAAATCTCATTCTTATTGATCCGGTGTCTCCTGCAGATAGATATTCCAGGTTAAGTGGCTTGAAGCAGGTGGTTTCGGCTATGGTCTCGATGTGGGTTATGCACTCATAACCCTCTTTAATGGTGGTAGGGTGCACCAGTATGGCCACATCTGCATCAAATTCTCTCACGGCACGTGGATTGTAATCAGGGTGGCATATGATCATTCCTCTCCTGATTTCATCCATTTCTACCCCTGCGATGGAAATTCCAACCACTTCGCCAACAGCGGCACTTTCTTTTCGGTAATGGTGCATTTCAATGGTCTTAACATTCACCGGAAGGAAATCCCCGGAACTTGAAGGTCCTAAAATAAGTTTTTCACCCTTTTTGACTTTTCCCTGTCTGATAGTACCGCTCACCACAGTTCCCACACCTAAAACTGAGTAGATCTTATCAATGTACATCATAAATGGTTTCTGGGAATCTTCATCATGGGATGGCATTTCAAGGCCAGAAAAAAGTTGATCTAACAGTTCAAGTCCCTCACCAGTAACTGAAGATGCTTTAATAACTGGTACCAGGTGTTGATTCATGTTTTTTGTTAAAAAATTTGCATCTTCCTTGGTTTTAACCATATAGGGTATTCTTCCCACCAGTTTTAACAGGTCGAAGATCTCCTGGCGAGTATTCTTAATTTTTTCCTCATTTACCATGTCAATTTTAGTCATTACGACTATAACCGGTAATTCCATGGCTAAAATTATCCCTAAGTGTTCTCTGGTAATATGGGTTGGTCCCTGGTCAGCTGCAACCACCAGCAGGCCGTGGCTCAGTTTTTGACCTACAATGCCGCGGATGGTGGTGCGGAGCCATGGTTCATGGCCAACAGTGTCCACGAAGGAGATCAGTTTATCGCACTTTTCCACCATGAGTGCTTTATCCCTTTTGTTAAGGGGATTCTTAATACGTACTGGTTCTCCATTTTTGAACCCGTAAACAGCGAAGGATAGATCAGCAGATAAACCACGTTCTATTTCATGTTTTTGAACATCCAGGAATATGCGGGTGCTTCCTGAACCAGTGTCCATTGTTCCAGTGGTTAAAGTTCCCACCAGGGTGCTTTTCCCATGGTCCACGTGCCCGGCAACTCCAATAAGTAGATGGTCGCTTTTACTGTTCTCTTGGCGGCTGATAATTACCTTAGCCACTTCTCCCTTACCTGCAGTTTGCTTTTCTACATCGGTGATTCTGGCATTAATTTCACGGGCCAGTTCACCCAGTACGTAAAGGGATTCATCCATTGCGGATTTTTCCAGCCCCACCAGCAGACCGTCATCATCCACTCCAATAAAATAAATAGCCTCGCCATGACCCCTTTCCAGACGGTACTTCATCTGGGATGCCAGGTGCTTTTCACGCTCAGTAAAAAGGTGAGTATTAGAATTAAGACTTTCTTTGAATTCTATGTTTTTTCTTTCACCTTTTCGGGTAAGGTGGTAGATACTTTCTTTCATAAAATAGTCCATTTAGGATTTATTTATTATTTTAGGATTTTTTTTTATGGGAGATTATTTTTGAAAGACTTAAGAATTAATATGATACCTTATATTTATAGAGTTTAGTTTATGCAATTTTTTAATTAAATTTAGGATGAATTTAGATTAAGTTTTAGGATTAACTCTGGATTGATTACATGAATGGATGATGTAATTCATAGTTTATCGGCAGTAGTAAAGTAGGCTCCACCATATTTTTCTTCCTGAAGTTCCTGCACCTTTTCAGAGGCTGTTTGATTGTCTTCGGTTTTGGCTATAATTCTCCTTTCGGCAACCTTCAAACTCTTCC is a genomic window of Methanobacterium formicicum DSM 3637 containing:
- a CDS encoding DUF1922 domain-containing protein translates to MYLIFRCDCGRAVYAKEGVARKKCVCGKSLKVAERRIIAKTEDNQTASEKVQELQEEKYGGAYFTTADKL
- a CDS encoding TIGR00269 family protein codes for the protein MKHRDYQNFNQELENKVKKVIMDYNLIDEGDKVAVALSGGKDSVLTLHILDKLLCENEFDFELLAIAIDEGISGYREDGTESARNNASELGVEYHEVSLESEMGFSLDQAAQFFQTACVPCGVFRRYLLNRTAHQLGADKLATGHNLDDEVQSFLMSFARADVRRFAKFGPKQERIHPKMVPRIKPLWLVPEKEVGMWAVMNEVDVHLAECPYAYQSLRSRLKNYLNHLEENRPGNKLNLLQFFQKNLHIDKKKVKINECQICGEPSSASICKACEMQEFIKNELR
- a CDS encoding GTPBP1 family GTP-binding protein, which translates into the protein MKESIYHLTRKGERKNIEFKESLNSNTHLFTEREKHLASQMKYRLERGHGEAIYFIGVDDDGLLVGLEKSAMDESLYVLGELAREINARITDVEKQTAGKGEVAKVIISRQENSKSDHLLIGVAGHVDHGKSTLVGTLTTGTMDTGSGSTRIFLDVQKHEIERGLSADLSFAVYGFKNGEPVRIKNPLNKRDKALMVEKCDKLISFVDTVGHEPWLRTTIRGIVGQKLSHGLLVVAADQGPTHITREHLGIILAMELPVIVVMTKIDMVNEEKIKNTRQEIFDLLKLVGRIPYMVKTKEDANFLTKNMNQHLVPVIKASSVTGEGLELLDQLFSGLEMPSHDEDSQKPFMMYIDKIYSVLGVGTVVSGTIRQGKVKKGEKLILGPSSSGDFLPVNVKTIEMHHYRKESAAVGEVVGISIAGVEMDEIRRGMIICHPDYNPRAVREFDADVAILVHPTTIKEGYECITHIETIAETTCFKPLNLEYLSAGDTGSIRMRFKYRPYAIREGQRLIFREGKSKGVGTVTRLVS